The Thermosulfurimonas sp. F29 genome includes a window with the following:
- a CDS encoding 2-oxoacid:acceptor oxidoreductase subunit alpha, giving the protein MSNFDFSVLFGGKAGDGIRQLGQLWARLLARRGLRVFLYDDYPSLIRGGHNFTVVRAAEFPVLAHRERVDLLVALNAFTLEKHRRTLAERNVVLFDSSTFEAPGIGVPWSGIVKDLSAPPITRNTAALASAARILGLPFEELAETLRRDLPKATEVNLEVARKSYELTPPPPGRTLPRSEGTVWPTLFGNEALALGAVAAGLRFYVAYPMTPASSILHYFARHGETLGVTTIHPENEIAAILCAMGAACAGKPAMVGTSGGGFALMVEALSLAGQAEIPIVVVECQRPGPSTGVPTYTMQADLDFVLSAGHGEFPRVVLAPGDAAQAFHLAALALKLAWHYQIPVLLLSDKHLSESLFNQELPLVEVPRVSFKSWNGEREYRRYAVTGDGISPLAFPGDPRAVVKVTSYEHDSYGITTEEPEDIVRMQDKRLRKVRGLREELDRPEMVAVEGDGERALCVWGSTRGAALEVARKLGLRYVQPLVLEPFPETTLRKALRGVRHLVVAETNATGQLARRLEAHGFPVEEVLLRYDGRPFTVEDLERRLYGVSP; this is encoded by the coding sequence GTGTCTAATTTTGACTTTTCGGTTCTTTTCGGGGGCAAGGCCGGAGACGGCATTCGCCAGCTCGGTCAGCTCTGGGCCCGTTTGCTAGCCCGACGGGGGTTGAGGGTTTTCCTTTACGACGACTATCCCTCGCTCATCCGGGGCGGACACAACTTTACCGTGGTGCGGGCGGCGGAATTTCCGGTTCTGGCCCACCGGGAACGGGTGGACCTTCTGGTGGCCCTTAACGCTTTCACTCTGGAGAAACACCGCCGGACTCTGGCCGAAAGAAATGTGGTCCTGTTTGACTCTTCCACCTTCGAGGCCCCGGGGATCGGGGTTCCCTGGAGCGGAATAGTAAAGGACCTTTCCGCCCCGCCCATCACCAGAAACACCGCGGCCCTGGCCTCAGCGGCCCGGATCCTGGGTCTCCCCTTTGAGGAACTGGCCGAAACCCTGCGCCGGGATCTCCCCAAGGCCACGGAGGTCAACCTGGAGGTGGCCCGAAAAAGCTACGAACTCACTCCGCCTCCGCCGGGCCGAACCCTTCCGCGTTCGGAGGGGACCGTCTGGCCCACCCTTTTCGGGAACGAGGCCCTGGCTCTCGGCGCGGTGGCGGCGGGATTACGCTTCTATGTGGCCTATCCCATGACCCCGGCTTCCTCGATCCTTCATTACTTTGCCCGGCACGGAGAAACCCTGGGGGTAACCACCATCCACCCGGAAAACGAGATCGCGGCCATCCTCTGCGCCATGGGCGCGGCCTGTGCCGGGAAACCGGCGATGGTAGGCACCTCCGGCGGAGGGTTCGCCCTGATGGTGGAGGCCCTGAGTCTGGCGGGGCAGGCCGAAATCCCCATCGTGGTAGTGGAGTGTCAGCGCCCCGGGCCCAGCACCGGAGTGCCCACCTACACCATGCAGGCCGATCTGGACTTCGTGCTCTCGGCCGGACACGGGGAGTTCCCCCGGGTGGTGCTCGCCCCGGGGGACGCGGCGCAGGCCTTCCACCTGGCGGCCCTGGCCCTCAAGCTGGCCTGGCACTATCAGATTCCGGTACTCCTTCTTTCGGACAAACACCTCAGCGAAAGCCTCTTCAATCAGGAACTTCCCCTGGTCGAGGTCCCCCGGGTTAGCTTCAAATCCTGGAACGGAGAGAGAGAATACCGGCGCTACGCCGTAACCGGGGACGGGATCTCCCCCCTGGCCTTCCCGGGTGATCCGCGAGCCGTGGTCAAGGTCACCTCCTACGAGCACGATTCTTACGGGATCACCACGGAGGAACCCGAGGACATCGTCCGGATGCAGGACAAACGCCTGCGCAAGGTCCGTGGCCTTCGGGAAGAACTGGATCGTCCGGAAATGGTGGCGGTGGAGGGGGATGGGGAACGGGCCCTCTGCGTATGGGGGTCCACGCGGGGAGCGGCCCTGGAGGTGGCCCGCAAGCTGGGACTGCGTTATGTGCAGCCCCTGGTACTCGAACCCTTTCCGGAAACGACCCTCCGGAAGGCCCTGCGCGGGGTGCGGCACCTGGTGGTGGCTGAAACCAACGCCACCGGACAGCTGGCCCGCAGGCTCGAGGCCCACGGATTCCCCGTGGAGGAGGTCCTTCTCCGTTACGACGGACGCCCCTTTACCGTGGAGGATCTGGAAAGAAGACTGTACGGGGTCTCTCCATGA
- the argJ gene encoding bifunctional glutamate N-acetyltransferase/amino-acid acetyltransferase ArgJ, producing MRAPAGYLFSAVEAGIKYRGRPDLGLIYSEVPATWAGVFTRNDFKAAPVILGLERLRSGSPARAILVNSGCANACTGSEGLSDAQKVLKSLADLLRISPEEILPASTGVIGTRLPVERLTSCLPDLVSGLSPDRAPLVARAMMTTDTFPKLVRRDLPGTGASILGLAKGAGMISPNMATMLAFVLTDAGLPTEVLRESLRQAVDSSFNRITVDGDTSTNDTVYLLANGRAGKLDRKVWPAFQEVLTEVCRELAYLIVKDGEGATKTVRILVEGAPSPEAAEELARAVADSPLVKTAFFGEDPNWGRILVALGKLGRGLEPERVEIFIDGVPLVRGGRGVPEEEAARKRLARPEFSVRIHLGQGSASAEVLTCDLSYEYVRINAEYRT from the coding sequence ATGCGTGCGCCGGCGGGATATCTATTTTCGGCGGTGGAGGCCGGGATCAAGTACCGGGGGCGTCCGGACCTGGGGCTTATCTATTCCGAGGTCCCGGCCACCTGGGCCGGGGTCTTCACCCGGAACGACTTCAAGGCTGCTCCGGTAATCCTCGGGCTCGAACGGCTCCGATCCGGCTCACCGGCCCGGGCCATCCTGGTAAATAGCGGCTGTGCCAACGCCTGCACCGGATCGGAGGGATTGTCCGATGCCCAAAAGGTCCTCAAAAGCCTGGCCGACCTCCTCAGGATTTCGCCGGAGGAAATCCTGCCCGCCTCCACGGGGGTGATCGGAACCCGCCTCCCGGTGGAACGCCTGACCTCCTGCCTTCCGGATCTAGTCTCCGGGCTCTCGCCTGACCGGGCTCCTCTCGTGGCCCGGGCTATGATGACCACGGATACCTTTCCCAAACTGGTCCGCCGGGATCTCCCCGGAACCGGCGCCTCGATCCTGGGGCTCGCCAAGGGCGCCGGTATGATCTCCCCCAACATGGCCACCATGCTGGCCTTCGTGCTCACCGACGCCGGCCTCCCCACCGAGGTGCTCCGGGAAAGCCTGCGACAGGCCGTGGACTCCTCTTTCAACCGGATCACCGTAGACGGAGACACCAGCACCAACGATACGGTCTACCTCCTGGCCAACGGACGGGCCGGAAAACTGGACCGAAAGGTCTGGCCCGCCTTTCAGGAAGTGCTCACCGAGGTGTGCCGGGAACTGGCCTATCTCATAGTGAAGGACGGCGAGGGCGCCACCAAGACGGTGCGTATCCTCGTGGAGGGGGCCCCGAGCCCGGAGGCGGCCGAGGAACTGGCCCGGGCCGTGGCCGATTCCCCCCTGGTAAAGACCGCCTTCTTCGGCGAAGACCCCAACTGGGGAAGAATTCTCGTGGCCCTGGGCAAGCTGGGACGGGGACTGGAACCGGAGAGGGTGGAGATATTCATAGACGGTGTGCCCCTGGTGCGCGGGGGCCGGGGGGTACCGGAGGAAGAAGCCGCCCGGAAAAGGTTGGCCCGCCCGGAGTTCTCCGTGCGGATCCACCTCGGGCAGGGCTCGGCCTCGGCCGAGGTCCTCACCTGCGATCTTTCCTACGAATATGTAAGGATCAATGCCGAATACCGAACCTGA
- a CDS encoding cytochrome ubiquinol oxidase subunit I, protein MYPVWVVPYLTSGLVIGLIASFHILPSHLAVGAFWFNVYLERKAYREKRPELLSFIKRYTLLILIFCFVFGSLSGVGIWYAATVSSPRGISALIHNYVWGWATEWVFFLIEVATIYVYYYTFGKVDERTHLRIGYLYAVAAWISMIIITGILAFMLTPGRWLETGRFFDGFFNPTYWPQLAARTTLMFGIAGLYALAVVATLKHAEVRREITRLAGLWGSAGLLLGGLFSAWYLKKLPPEAADFLFGGTLPYLKTLLYVAVAGWGVTLLYFLIFGLAAPRANTLFGALAVLVVLFLGIFAGEGLREGLRRPYIIAGFMYGHQVVGTDLPAKGIKSEVEELNERGYLSRLGYLPPALRHPTEENRLETGRILVAHQCANCHALTRRGVRSLPRLLEGLGMTDPEDLAGFLEGLDGYPYMPPFVGTEEERLAAGAFLSTLVNP, encoded by the coding sequence ATGTATCCCGTATGGGTGGTGCCCTATTTGACCTCGGGTCTGGTTATCGGTCTCATCGCCTCCTTTCACATCCTGCCCTCGCATCTGGCCGTGGGGGCCTTCTGGTTCAATGTCTATCTGGAACGAAAGGCCTACCGGGAGAAACGCCCGGAACTCCTCTCCTTCATAAAACGCTACACCCTCCTCATCCTGATCTTCTGTTTCGTGTTCGGATCCCTTTCCGGGGTGGGGATTTGGTACGCGGCCACGGTCTCGAGTCCCCGGGGCATCTCGGCCCTCATCCACAACTATGTGTGGGGGTGGGCCACGGAGTGGGTCTTTTTCCTCATCGAGGTGGCCACCATTTATGTGTACTACTACACCTTCGGCAAGGTGGACGAGCGCACCCACCTTCGCATCGGTTATCTTTACGCGGTGGCGGCCTGGATCAGCATGATTATCATAACCGGGATCCTCGCCTTCATGCTCACCCCCGGACGGTGGCTTGAGACCGGGAGGTTCTTCGACGGGTTCTTCAATCCCACCTATTGGCCGCAGCTGGCCGCTCGCACCACCCTCATGTTCGGAATCGCCGGTCTCTACGCCCTGGCCGTGGTGGCCACCCTTAAGCACGCGGAGGTGCGCCGGGAAATTACCCGCCTGGCCGGGCTGTGGGGCTCGGCAGGACTTCTCCTGGGAGGTCTTTTCTCCGCCTGGTACCTGAAAAAGCTGCCCCCAGAGGCCGCGGATTTTCTCTTCGGGGGCACGCTTCCCTATCTTAAGACCCTGCTTTATGTGGCCGTGGCCGGATGGGGGGTAACTTTGCTCTACTTCCTGATCTTCGGTCTTGCCGCACCCCGGGCCAACACCCTTTTCGGGGCGCTTGCGGTGCTGGTGGTACTCTTTCTGGGGATATTCGCCGGGGAGGGGCTGCGGGAGGGACTCCGTCGCCCCTACATCATCGCCGGTTTCATGTACGGCCATCAGGTCGTGGGAACGGATCTTCCGGCCAAGGGCATAAAGTCCGAGGTGGAGGAGCTAAACGAAAGGGGCTACCTCTCCAGGCTGGGATACCTTCCCCCGGCCCTCCGGCATCCCACCGAGGAGAATCGTCTCGAGACGGGTCGGATCCTCGTGGCCCATCAGTGCGCCAACTGCCACGCCCTCACCCGCAGGGGCGTGCGAAGTCTTCCCCGTTTGCTTGAGGGCCTGGGCATGACCGACCCGGAGGACCTGGCCGGATTCCTGGAGGGACTCGATGGATACCCCTACATGCCCCCCTTCGTGGGCACGGAGGAGGAAAGGCTGGCCGCCGGTGCCTTTCTGTCCACCCTGGTTAACCCCTAA
- a CDS encoding YbaB/EbfC family nucleoid-associated protein, with the protein MIPPQMQQLMKQVQKIQKKMMELQEELAERTVEASAGGGMVTAVVNGRQEVVSIKIDPEIFESGDREMLEDLVVAAVNEALRRSQEMVQEEMAKITGGLKIPGLFGM; encoded by the coding sequence ATGATTCCACCCCAGATGCAACAGTTGATGAAACAGGTGCAAAAGATTCAGAAGAAGATGATGGAACTTCAGGAGGAGCTTGCGGAAAGGACCGTGGAGGCCAGTGCCGGGGGTGGTATGGTCACCGCGGTGGTGAACGGGCGTCAGGAGGTGGTATCCATCAAGATCGATCCCGAGATTTTTGAGAGCGGTGATCGGGAGATGCTCGAGGATCTGGTGGTGGCGGCCGTAAACGAGGCTTTGCGGCGTTCGCAGGAGATGGTTCAGGAGGAGATGGCCAAGATTACCGGAGGACTTAAAATTCCCGGGCTTTTCGGGATGTAA
- a CDS encoding thiamine pyrophosphate-dependent enzyme, with protein sequence MSLRSEKDPLKTYAEITWCPGCGNFGILTAVKTVLKELLVRDELHRVVLVSGIGCHAKIVDYLAVNSFYSIHGRVLPVAWGLKMARPELLVIGHAGDGDAYGEGLAHLIFAAKRNLDLTFVVHNNSVYGLTTGQFTPTSPKGFKGRSTPKGSPESPLNPVELMLASGATFVARGYAGRPRHLAELLRQAFAHRGFAFVDVLQPCYTFFNTYDFYNKHVREIGPEHDPKDFESAMHLARRWAYTYEAEEIPIGIFYRVSRPLYEEAVRVPEREPDLAAHLERHHR encoded by the coding sequence ATGAGTCTGCGAAGCGAAAAGGATCCCCTCAAGACCTACGCGGAGATCACCTGGTGCCCCGGTTGCGGAAACTTCGGCATCCTTACCGCGGTAAAGACGGTACTAAAGGAGCTCCTGGTCAGAGACGAGCTTCACCGGGTGGTTCTGGTCTCCGGAATCGGGTGTCACGCCAAGATAGTGGACTATCTGGCGGTAAACAGTTTTTACTCCATTCACGGGCGGGTCCTCCCGGTGGCCTGGGGACTCAAGATGGCCCGGCCGGAGCTCCTCGTGATCGGACACGCCGGCGACGGAGACGCCTACGGGGAGGGGCTGGCTCATCTCATCTTCGCGGCCAAACGCAACCTGGATCTTACCTTCGTGGTGCACAACAACTCCGTTTACGGGCTCACCACCGGACAATTCACCCCCACCAGTCCGAAGGGGTTCAAGGGGCGCTCCACCCCGAAGGGCAGCCCGGAAAGCCCCCTCAATCCCGTCGAGCTCATGCTGGCCAGCGGGGCCACCTTCGTGGCCCGGGGATACGCGGGACGCCCCCGACATCTGGCCGAGCTCCTGCGTCAGGCCTTCGCTCACCGGGGGTTTGCCTTTGTGGATGTACTCCAGCCCTGCTACACCTTTTTCAATACCTACGATTTCTACAACAAACATGTACGCGAGATCGGTCCGGAGCACGATCCGAAAGATTTTGAATCAGCCATGCATCTGGCCCGGCGCTGGGCTTACACCTACGAGGCCGAGGAGATCCCCATCGGCATCTTCTACCGCGTCTCCAGACCCCTTTACGAGGAGGCCGTGCGGGTACCCGAGAGGGAACCGGACCTCGCGGCGCATCTGGAACGCCACCACCGGTGA
- a CDS encoding class II aldolase/adducin family protein — MKARNPRREIVRYTRWLAREGLITGSEGNLSLHLGDRILITPSGRLKAELSVEDLAEVSPEGTILCGRPTSELPMHLAVYRQNPEIRAVVHTHPPYTLALSLSGFDFRKHYLAEGALLLGEIAVVPYLPPGSEELARAVAEVLDETRVAVLERHGAVTAGRDLHEAVNLSLILEKVCRVVYLAKTLGADPVPLET, encoded by the coding sequence GTGAAGGCCAGGAATCCCCGTCGGGAAATAGTGCGCTACACGCGCTGGCTCGCCCGGGAGGGACTCATCACCGGGAGCGAGGGGAACCTCTCGCTCCATCTCGGAGACCGCATCCTCATCACCCCGTCCGGAAGACTTAAGGCTGAACTTTCGGTCGAAGACCTGGCGGAGGTCTCTCCGGAGGGCACGATCCTTTGCGGTCGTCCCACCTCGGAACTTCCCATGCACCTGGCCGTGTATCGGCAAAACCCCGAAATCCGGGCCGTGGTCCACACCCATCCCCCCTACACCCTGGCCCTGAGCCTTTCGGGATTCGACTTTCGCAAGCACTATCTCGCCGAAGGAGCCCTCCTCCTGGGGGAGATCGCCGTAGTGCCCTATCTTCCCCCGGGTAGTGAGGAACTGGCCAGGGCGGTGGCCGAAGTCCTGGACGAGACCCGGGTAGCGGTGCTCGAAAGACACGGGGCCGTCACCGCGGGAAGGGACCTCCACGAGGCGGTGAACCTGAGTCTTATTCTGGAAAAGGTTTGTCGGGTGGTATATCTCGCCAAAACCCTGGGCGCAGATCCCGTTCCTCTGGAGACATAA
- the surE gene encoding 5'/3'-nucleotidase SurE — MKILLTNDDGIYAEGICALYRCLSLDHEVVVVAPEAERSAVGHAITLSEPLRVRVVRRGRDFWGYAINGTPADCVKLAFYELVGPVDLVVSGINRGANVGINVLYSGTVSAATEAAILGLPALAVSLAAYRNESYCFAAYFVATILEDIFNWPLPRPFCLNINIPNLPAHRIKGVKFTRQGVRKLRERFEKRVDPHGHIYYWQCGEEFQEEDEETDVVAIKQGFISITPLYHDLTQHKVLHLLRNTEVSF; from the coding sequence ATGAAGATCCTTCTGACCAACGATGACGGCATCTACGCCGAGGGGATCTGCGCCCTTTACCGGTGTCTTTCTCTGGATCACGAGGTAGTGGTGGTGGCGCCGGAGGCCGAACGCAGCGCGGTGGGGCACGCCATCACCCTTTCCGAACCCCTGCGGGTCCGGGTGGTGCGGCGGGGAAGGGATTTCTGGGGGTATGCCATAAACGGCACCCCGGCCGATTGCGTAAAGCTGGCCTTCTACGAGCTGGTGGGACCGGTGGACCTGGTCGTCTCCGGTATAAACCGGGGAGCCAATGTGGGCATAAATGTGCTTTACTCCGGCACGGTATCCGCCGCCACCGAGGCCGCCATCCTGGGGCTCCCGGCCCTGGCGGTGTCTCTCGCCGCCTACCGAAACGAAAGTTACTGTTTCGCCGCCTACTTCGTGGCCACCATCCTCGAAGACATCTTCAACTGGCCCCTCCCCCGACCCTTCTGCCTGAACATAAACATTCCCAACCTTCCGGCCCATCGGATCAAAGGGGTAAAGTTTACCCGACAGGGAGTACGGAAACTTAGAGAACGCTTTGAAAAACGGGTTGATCCGCATGGGCACATTTATTACTGGCAGTGCGGGGAGGAGTTTCAGGAAGAAGATGAGGAAACCGATGTCGTAGCCATTAAACAGGGTTTCATAAGCATAACCCCTTTGTATCACGATCTTACCCAACACAAAGTTCTGCATCTTCTTAGGAATACTGAAGTTTCTTTCTAA
- a CDS encoding DNA repair protein RadA — protein MAVWKCDKCGFTKESRCKPRKCPECGEAGTFVKEGAEAKSSAKGGCRKCK, from the coding sequence ATGGCGGTCTGGAAGTGTGATAAGTGCGGGTTTACCAAAGAGAGTCGTTGTAAGCCACGGAAGTGTCCGGAATGTGGCGAGGCCGGAACCTTCGTAAAGGAGGGTGCCGAGGCCAAGTCTTCCGCAAAGGGCGGATGCAGGAAGTGTAAGTGA
- a CDS encoding NAD-dependent epimerase/dehydratase family protein: MGWVLVTGAAGFIGWKTCEFLLREGRRVLGVDNLNDYYDPGLKAWRRDQLLRHSGFRFFELDIENYGALRLLFETFPVEAVINLAARAGVRASIEDPWVYYRTNVEGTLNLLELMRRYGVRKMVLASTSSVYAGSPLPYREDLPVNRPLSPYAASKKAAEVLAYSYHHLYGLDISVVRYFTVYGPAGRPDMSYFRFIKWIDEGHTVVVYGDGTQARDFTYVDDIARGTILALRPLGYEIINLGGGRNPVSINTLIEKIEKILGKKARVEYREFHRADMKVTWAEIEKAKKLLSWEPKVDLDEGLARTVEWYLENRHWLKEISV; this comes from the coding sequence ATGGGCTGGGTGCTGGTGACCGGAGCGGCGGGTTTTATCGGCTGGAAGACCTGCGAGTTCCTCCTCAGGGAAGGACGCCGGGTCCTGGGGGTGGACAATTTAAACGACTATTACGACCCCGGGCTCAAGGCGTGGCGTCGGGACCAACTACTCCGCCATTCGGGATTCAGGTTCTTCGAGCTCGACATAGAAAACTACGGGGCCCTGCGCCTGCTCTTCGAGACCTTCCCCGTGGAGGCGGTCATCAACCTCGCGGCCCGGGCCGGCGTGCGGGCCAGCATAGAGGATCCCTGGGTTTATTATCGCACCAATGTGGAGGGGACCCTGAACCTCCTGGAACTAATGCGTCGCTACGGGGTGCGCAAGATGGTGCTGGCCTCCACCTCCTCGGTCTACGCGGGTTCGCCTCTCCCCTACCGGGAGGACCTTCCGGTAAATCGTCCCCTGTCTCCTTACGCGGCCAGCAAAAAGGCCGCCGAGGTGCTGGCCTACAGTTACCATCATCTTTACGGACTGGACATCTCCGTGGTGCGTTACTTCACCGTGTACGGCCCGGCCGGGCGTCCGGACATGAGTTACTTCCGTTTTATCAAGTGGATCGACGAGGGACACACCGTCGTGGTTTACGGAGACGGCACCCAGGCCCGGGACTTCACCTATGTGGACGACATCGCCCGGGGCACGATTCTGGCCTTGAGACCCCTGGGCTACGAAATCATCAACCTCGGAGGCGGCCGCAACCCGGTCTCCATAAACACCCTGATCGAAAAGATCGAAAAGATCCTCGGCAAAAAGGCCCGGGTGGAATACCGGGAATTTCACCGGGCGGACATGAAGGTCACCTGGGCGGAGATCGAAAAGGCCAAGAAACTCCTCTCCTGGGAACCGAAAGTGGACCTTGACGAGGGGCTGGCCCGGACGGTAGAGTGGTACTTAGAAAACCGCCACTGGCTTAAGGAGATAAGTGTCTAA
- a CDS encoding bifunctional riboflavin kinase/FAD synthetase, with the protein MRLRNPVGTLGNFDGVHLGHRALLEATRDLARELSGEPLVITFEPHPRLILRPEAGLHLLTTFEEKLRLIEEAGISSVLVIPFDREVADLPAEEFVEEYLVYGLGLKGLVVGFNYRFGRGRGGDQELLKHLGERYGFRVRVIPPRVVEGQVVSSTLIRELLEKGEVRRAALFLGRPYFLSGRVIRGEARGRTLGFPTANLEPPPEKLLPARGVYAVRVCLKGKIFFGVMNIGEKPTFGGHRLSLEVHIFEFESDIYGERLSVEFIDFLRPERKFPSPAALAEQIIKDCQKARELLKL; encoded by the coding sequence TTGAGGTTGAGGAATCCGGTGGGGACCCTGGGCAATTTTGACGGGGTCCACCTGGGGCACAGGGCCCTTCTTGAGGCCACCCGGGATCTTGCCCGGGAGCTTTCCGGGGAACCTCTGGTCATTACCTTTGAGCCTCATCCCCGTCTGATTCTTCGTCCCGAGGCCGGCTTGCACCTGCTGACCACCTTTGAGGAGAAACTCCGGCTTATTGAGGAGGCGGGGATTTCCTCGGTGCTGGTAATCCCTTTTGATCGCGAGGTGGCCGATCTCCCGGCCGAGGAGTTCGTGGAGGAATATCTGGTTTACGGTTTGGGGCTCAAGGGGCTGGTGGTAGGGTTCAACTATCGTTTCGGCCGGGGGCGGGGTGGCGATCAGGAACTCCTGAAGCACCTGGGGGAGCGTTACGGTTTTCGGGTGCGGGTAATCCCTCCCCGGGTGGTGGAAGGGCAGGTCGTTTCGAGCACCCTGATTCGGGAACTCCTGGAGAAGGGGGAGGTTCGCCGGGCGGCACTTTTCCTGGGGCGTCCCTACTTCCTCTCCGGGCGGGTGATCCGGGGAGAGGCTCGCGGACGAACCCTGGGGTTTCCCACCGCCAATCTGGAGCCTCCCCCGGAAAAGCTTCTTCCGGCCAGAGGCGTTTACGCCGTAAGGGTGTGCCTGAAAGGAAAGATTTTTTTCGGGGTAATGAACATAGGAGAAAAACCCACCTTCGGCGGTCATCGATTGAGCCTGGAGGTGCATATTTTCGAATTTGAATCCGATATTTACGGAGAGAGGCTCTCGGTGGAATTTATAGACTTTCTGCGGCCGGAAAGAAAATTCCCCTCTCCGGCCGCTCTAGCCGAACAGATTATAAAAGACTGTCAAAAAGCGAGAGAATTGTTGAAGCTTTAA
- a CDS encoding HTH domain-containing protein — MARKRSRPLTKEDVKFIYENYHKMTSAEIAEKLGISRFQVTKTVSELRKRGVDVPKKAGKRKNPIDEFVEELKKSKKS, encoded by the coding sequence ATGGCCCGCAAAAGAAGCAGACCTCTGACCAAGGAAGATGTAAAGTTTATTTACGAAAACTATCATAAAATGACCTCCGCAGAAATTGCGGAAAAACTCGGTATCAGCCGATTTCAGGTAACTAAGACGGTCAGTGAACTCAGGAAACGGGGAGTAGATGTGCCCAAGAAAGCCGGAAAGCGCAAAAATCCCATAGATGAATTCGTAGAGGAATTAAAGAAAAGCAAGAAGTCTTAA
- the dnaX gene encoding DNA polymerase III subunit gamma/tau — MGYLVLARKYRPQRFVEVVGQPHVVRTLQNALRKGRLAHALLFSGIRGVGKTTVARIVAKALNCEADDPGEPCNVCSPCREIAEGRSLDVIEIDAASNRGIDEIRELRENLKFMPARGRAKVYIIDEAHMLTREAANALLKSLEEPPPHVYFILATTEPHRLPVTILSRCQRYDFRRIPVSILIEHLREVARREGAEIDEQALYLIARESEGSLRDALSLLDQALAYGVRTREELIEAFGLAERGLVEALARAIIRRDLAEAFRVSEEAYRQGVDLLYLSENLTELFRHLLACKVSPSGPSEDLSPAETVLLRELSVEVEVEEALLCFQHLLRGTEALKRSPYPHLTFQLTLARLCEMGRLTSLREILRKLEELTERGPIRGIPSPSQSPDRKPDEISWEEVVEEARREKPRLAAWLASLDPPRQEGDRLVLRIPAGTLLAEDDFKEELRGFLTARYRRLVDIEVERDPEKSFREKLVERPEVKETLAIFGGKVAWVKPRERRET; from the coding sequence ATGGGCTATCTGGTTCTGGCGCGCAAATATCGTCCCCAGCGGTTCGTCGAGGTGGTGGGGCAACCCCATGTGGTGCGGACGCTTCAGAATGCTTTGCGCAAAGGTCGTCTGGCTCACGCTCTTCTCTTTTCGGGCATCCGGGGGGTGGGGAAAACCACTGTGGCCCGGATAGTGGCCAAGGCTCTCAACTGCGAGGCCGACGATCCCGGGGAACCCTGCAATGTCTGCTCTCCCTGCCGGGAGATTGCGGAGGGCCGCTCTCTGGATGTGATTGAGATCGATGCCGCCTCCAATCGTGGTATCGACGAGATACGGGAGCTTCGTGAAAATCTGAAGTTTATGCCGGCCCGGGGGCGGGCTAAGGTTTACATAATAGACGAAGCCCACATGCTCACCCGGGAGGCGGCTAACGCACTCCTCAAGTCGCTGGAGGAACCTCCGCCGCATGTTTATTTCATACTGGCCACCACGGAACCTCATCGGCTCCCGGTAACTATTCTTTCTCGATGCCAGAGATATGACTTCCGGCGAATACCGGTGTCCATTCTGATAGAACATCTACGGGAGGTGGCCCGTCGTGAGGGAGCGGAAATTGATGAGCAGGCACTTTACCTTATTGCTCGGGAGTCGGAAGGGAGTCTGCGTGACGCCCTGAGCCTTTTGGATCAGGCCCTGGCCTACGGGGTGCGCACCCGGGAGGAACTGATCGAGGCCTTTGGACTGGCTGAGAGAGGCCTGGTGGAGGCCCTGGCCCGGGCCATCATTCGCCGCGATCTCGCCGAGGCCTTCCGTGTCTCGGAGGAGGCCTATCGTCAGGGGGTGGACCTCCTCTATCTTTCCGAAAACCTGACCGAGCTCTTTCGACATCTTCTAGCGTGTAAGGTAAGTCCTTCCGGGCCTTCGGAGGATCTTTCTCCGGCCGAGACCGTACTCCTGCGGGAGCTCTCTGTGGAGGTGGAAGTCGAGGAAGCCCTTCTGTGCTTCCAGCATCTCCTCCGGGGAACTGAGGCCCTCAAGCGGAGTCCTTATCCTCACCTTACTTTTCAACTTACCCTGGCCCGTCTCTGTGAGATGGGTCGGCTGACCTCTCTTCGGGAAATCCTGCGCAAGCTTGAGGAACTGACCGAAAGAGGACCTATCCGGGGAATCCCGTCCCCTTCACAATCCCCGGATCGGAAGCCCGACGAGATCTCCTGGGAAGAGGTGGTGGAGGAGGCCCGGAGGGAAAAACCCCGCCTTGCGGCCTGGCTGGCCTCCTTGGATCCGCCCCGGCAGGAGGGAGACCGTTTGGTTCTTCGGATTCCTGCGGGGACCCTTCTTGCGGAAGATGACTTTAAGGAGGAGCTTCGCGGTTTTCTGACCGCGAGGTACCGCAGGTTAGTGGATATAGAGGTGGAAAGGGACCCGGAAAAGAGTTTTCGGGAGAAACTGGTTGAACGACCGGAGGTAAAGGAAACCCTGGCCATTTTCGGTGGTAAGGTGGCCTGGGTAAAACCCAGAGAAAGGAGAGAGACATGA